In Kiritimatiellia bacterium, a single genomic region encodes these proteins:
- a CDS encoding adenylate kinase, with protein sequence MEAIILLGAPGAGKGTVAEDLKRRLGIEHISTGDMLREAVRAGTPVGLEAKAYMERGELVPDEVILRIVREKLLAGRSDALYMFDGFPRNVRQAELFDALLAEVGGTLTHVFSLVVPRDLIIRRISNRRVCRRCGAVYNMIGMRPKVDGVCDLCGGEVYQRPDDNEATVANRLDVFQRETAPLVDYYKRKGLFVEVDSTDRIETEQAILRHLGRPA encoded by the coding sequence ATGGAAGCCATCATCTTGCTGGGTGCGCCGGGGGCGGGAAAAGGAACGGTGGCCGAGGATTTGAAGCGGCGGCTCGGGATTGAACACATTTCCACCGGAGACATGCTTCGCGAGGCGGTTCGCGCAGGCACTCCGGTCGGACTCGAGGCCAAGGCCTACATGGAAAGGGGCGAACTGGTTCCGGACGAGGTCATTCTGCGAATTGTCCGAGAGAAGCTGCTCGCGGGTCGCTCGGATGCCCTTTATATGTTTGACGGATTCCCTCGGAATGTTCGCCAGGCCGAACTTTTCGACGCGCTATTGGCCGAGGTGGGCGGTACGCTGACGCACGTTTTCTCCCTTGTCGTGCCGCGCGACCTGATTATTCGCCGGATTTCGAACCGGCGGGTGTGTCGTCGGTGTGGCGCTGTGTACAACATGATCGGCATGCGGCCGAAGGTCGACGGTGTCTGCGATCTGTGCGGAGGCGAGGTGTATCAGCGCCCAGATGACAATGAAGCGACCGTCGCGAACCGTTTGGATGTCTTCCAACGGGAGACCGCGCCCCTTGTCGATTACTATAAGCGGAAAGGGCTTTTTGTCGAAGTCGACTCGACCGATCGCATCGAAACGGAGCAGGCGATCCTCCGCCACCTCGGGCGCCCCGCATGA
- the secY gene encoding preprotein translocase subunit SecY, producing the protein MLSAFANSMRIPELRARILFTFGIIFICRLIAAVPTPGVDAAALQEFMESVRRMAGGTFVGLFDLFSGGALENCAVGALGVMPYISASIILQLMTAVIPHLERLAREGETGRQKLTQYSRYLTVVLCIVQGYAMAVTLENPEALGITRDIVIAPGWGFRLMAVLTMTTGTMLLMWLGEQITERGIGNGVSIIITVGIVSQLPGAIQASINMFRPIDGIAQFGAFHAIGLLIMIFFVIAAVVAVTQAQRKIPVQYAKRVIGQKVYGGQSTYMPLRVNYSGVMPIIFAQAILMFPTKIFGMIPGGFFQSLAAALNYGTFTHNFLFALLIIFFSYFWVATQFNPIQIADDLKKYGGYVPGIRPGKPTAEFLDRTMTRITLAGAIFLAVIAVLPTVLAQQFRIPWIVAHFFGGTSMLITVGVMLDTMRQVESHLVMRHYDGFLKRGRLRGRAK; encoded by the coding sequence ATGCTTTCGGCTTTCGCCAACAGCATGCGCATCCCCGAGCTCCGGGCTCGCATCCTGTTCACGTTCGGGATCATCTTCATCTGTCGGCTCATTGCCGCGGTGCCCACACCGGGCGTTGATGCGGCGGCCCTTCAGGAATTCATGGAATCCGTGCGCCGCATGGCGGGGGGAACCTTTGTCGGCCTCTTCGACCTGTTCAGCGGGGGCGCGCTCGAGAACTGCGCGGTCGGCGCGCTCGGCGTGATGCCCTACATCAGCGCATCGATCATCCTCCAACTCATGACCGCCGTGATCCCTCATCTGGAGCGGCTGGCGCGAGAGGGCGAGACCGGCCGGCAGAAGCTGACGCAGTATTCACGCTATCTCACCGTGGTTCTGTGCATCGTGCAGGGCTATGCCATGGCCGTCACGCTCGAAAATCCCGAGGCGCTGGGGATCACCCGCGATATCGTGATCGCGCCGGGGTGGGGATTTCGGTTGATGGCAGTGCTCACCATGACGACCGGCACGATGTTGCTGATGTGGCTGGGCGAGCAGATTACTGAACGGGGCATCGGCAATGGCGTCTCCATCATCATCACCGTCGGGATTGTCAGCCAGCTTCCGGGCGCCATTCAGGCGTCGATCAACATGTTTCGTCCTATCGACGGGATCGCGCAGTTCGGAGCTTTCCACGCAATCGGCCTGCTTATCATGATCTTTTTTGTGATTGCCGCAGTGGTTGCGGTGACTCAGGCTCAGCGCAAGATTCCCGTCCAATATGCGAAGCGGGTGATCGGCCAGAAGGTGTATGGCGGGCAAAGCACCTACATGCCGCTGCGCGTGAATTATTCCGGCGTGATGCCCATCATTTTCGCGCAGGCCATTCTGATGTTCCCGACAAAAATTTTCGGAATGATCCCGGGTGGATTTTTCCAATCGCTGGCCGCCGCCCTCAACTACGGAACTTTCACGCACAATTTTCTCTTCGCGCTGCTGATCATCTTCTTCTCCTATTTCTGGGTCGCAACGCAGTTCAACCCGATCCAGATCGCCGACGACCTGAAAAAATACGGCGGTTATGTCCCCGGCATCCGGCCGGGCAAGCCCACGGCGGAGTTTTTGGACCGAACGATGACGCGAATCACCCTGGCTGGGGCCATCTTTCTGGCGGTGATCGCGGTGCTGCCGACCGTGCTTGCCCAACAGTTCCGCATCCCATGGATCGTCGCCCATTTCTTCGGGGGCACGAGCATGTTGATCACAGTCGGCGTCATGCTCGACACAATGAGGCAGGTTGAGTCCCACCTCGTCATGCGGCATTACGACGGATTCCTCAAGAGAGGACGGCTGCGAGGGCGCGCCAAGTAG
- the rplO gene encoding 50S ribosomal protein L15, with product MKLHTLKHVPGAVRRRKRVGCGESSGHGKTSGRGTKGQYGRSGHKYKSTFEGGQMPLIRRMPKRGFNRGAKIPYTPVNLQQLTNFEPGSEVTPDRMREAGLFSGAGARVKVLGTGTIDRALRVKAHAFSASAKAKIEAVGGTCEVIN from the coding sequence ATGAAACTGCACACGCTTAAGCATGTTCCGGGGGCGGTCCGTCGCAGGAAGCGGGTCGGGTGCGGCGAATCGTCGGGTCACGGCAAAACGTCGGGACGCGGAACCAAGGGGCAGTACGGGCGTTCCGGCCATAAGTACAAATCCACGTTTGAGGGTGGCCAGATGCCGCTGATCCGGCGCATGCCCAAGCGTGGATTCAATCGGGGAGCGAAGATTCCCTATACGCCCGTAAACCTGCAACAGTTGACCAACTTCGAGCCAGGCAGCGAGGTCACACCCGACCGCATGCGCGAGGCGGGGCTTTTCTCGGGCGCCGGCGCGCGCGTCAAAGTCCTGGGTACGGGAACGATTGACCGGGCCCTCCGTGTCAAGGCGCATGCTTTCAGCGCGTCCGCCAAAGCCAAGATCGAAGCCGTGGGCGGAACGTGTGAAGTAATCAACTGA
- the rpsE gene encoding 30S ribosomal protein S5, producing the protein MKEKESIDNLEERVIHVNRCAKVVKGGRRFSFSALIVVGDREGRVGYALGKANEAADAIRKGTEMAKRSMFRVTMKDRTIPHEVEARFGGAKVFMRPASPGTGVIAGGGMRAVIELAGIRDVLAKSMGSNNPLNVVRATVKALQSLQSREEIAALRSEDAA; encoded by the coding sequence GTGAAGGAAAAAGAGTCGATCGATAATCTTGAAGAGCGGGTGATCCACGTAAATCGCTGCGCCAAGGTGGTGAAGGGCGGTCGCCGCTTCAGCTTCAGCGCGTTGATCGTGGTGGGGGATCGGGAGGGCCGCGTCGGATATGCGCTGGGAAAGGCCAATGAGGCCGCGGATGCGATCCGCAAGGGGACGGAAATGGCGAAGCGGTCGATGTTCCGCGTCACCATGAAGGACCGCACCATTCCCCACGAGGTGGAGGCGCGGTTCGGCGGCGCGAAGGTGTTCATGCGGCCGGCCTCGCCGGGCACGGGCGTCATCGCCGGGGGTGGCATGCGCGCCGTCATCGAGTTGGCTGGCATCCGCGACGTCTTAGCCAAGTCCATGGGGAGCAACAATCCGTTGAACGTCGTTCGCGCAACCGTGAAGGCTCTCCAGTCCCTTCAGTCGCGCGAGGAGATCGCGGCGCTGCGCAGCGAGGACGCGGCCTGA
- the rplR gene encoding 50S ribosomal protein L18: MRVRTKQDYRKRRHLRLRQKVVGTPERPRMSVYVSNRHLYVQFIDDSSGRTLAQCSTLAAEFDGAKLNRETAQKLGRLAAQAALEKGITRVVFDRGGFTYGGRIRALADAAREAGLQF, encoded by the coding sequence ATGAGAGTGAGAACGAAGCAGGATTATCGGAAACGCCGGCATCTTCGGCTCCGACAGAAGGTCGTGGGCACGCCCGAGCGGCCTCGTATGAGCGTGTACGTCTCGAACCGGCATCTGTACGTGCAGTTCATTGATGACAGTTCGGGCCGCACGCTCGCGCAGTGCTCGACCCTCGCGGCGGAATTCGACGGCGCGAAGCTCAACCGCGAGACCGCCCAGAAGCTCGGGCGACTCGCCGCGCAGGCGGCCCTCGAGAAGGGCATCACCCGGGTTGTCTTTGACCGGGGAGGGTTCACGTACGGCGGTCGAATCCGGGCGCTGGCCGATGCCGCGCGCGAAGCGGGGCTTCAGTTTTAG